The Aquila chrysaetos chrysaetos chromosome 16, bAquChr1.4, whole genome shotgun sequence genome has a segment encoding these proteins:
- the TXLNA gene encoding alpha-taxilin isoform X2 yields MKNQGGETKAAPRPASSSKMSSSGLALEEGDSPEAAAPLEAPLAQEDTKSSRPAVRDVSEELSRQLEDILNTYCVDASQEGPGEDGGQSEPTEPEEAEKCRSESPRNGDQETGGPEMNGEKESTKGTEEFRPGEECGERDQKKAQEKKKAKGLGKEITLLMQTLNTLSTPEEKLAALCKKYAELLEEHRNSQKQMKILQKKQTQLVQEKDHLQSEHSKAILARSKLESLCRELQRHNRTLKEEGVQRAREEEEKRKEVTSHFQVTLNDIQLQMEQHNERNSKLRQENMELAERLKKLIEQYELREEHIDKVFKHKDLQQQLVDAKLQQAQEMLKEAEERHQREKDFLLKEAVESQRMCELMKQQETHLKQQLALYTEKFEEFQNTLSKSSEVFTTFKQEMEKMTKKIKKLEKETTMYRSRWESSNKALLEMAEEKTLRDKELEGLQVKIQRLEKLCRALQTERNDLNKKVQDLCAHAPRADTDLLEPLKDPSRDSSEAVAGGAPAEQRLAEDCLHSGKPTHSTDPAESLGELSIGALGQSGTEERTQGAD; encoded by the exons ATGAAGAACCAAGGCGGGGAGACCAAAGCAGCCCCGCGGCCTGCTAGCTCTTCCAAAATGAGCAGCAGCGGTCTGGCGCTGGAGGAAGGCGACTCGCCAGAGGCCGCAGCACCCCTGGAAG CTCCTCTTGCACAGGAGGACACCAAGTCCTCCCGGCCTGCCGTACGTGACGTCTCTGAAGAGCTAAGCAGACAGCTTGAGGACATCTTGAACACATACTGTGTGGATGCCAGCCAGGAGGGTCCGGGCGAGGACGGCGGGCAGAGTGAGCCCACGGAGCCGGAAGAAGCCGAGAAGTGTCGTAGCGAGTCCCCAAGGAACGGTGACCAGGAGACGGGCGGCCCCGAGATGAACggggagaaggaaagcacaAAGGGGACTGAAGAGTTTCGACCCGGCGAGGAGTGTGGGGAGCGGGATCAAAAGAAGgctcaggaaaagaagaaagccaaGGGCCTAG GTAAAGAAATCACTTTGCTGATGCAGACACTGAACACCCTGAGCACGCCAGAGGAGAAACTAGCAGCACTGTGCAAGAAATACGCTGAGCTG CTGGAAGAGCACCGTAACTCCCAGAAACAGATGAAGATCTTGCAGAAGAAGCAGACGCAGCTGGTGCAAGAGAAGGACCACTTGCAGAGTGAGCACAGCAAGGCCATCCTGGCCCGCAGCAAGCTGGAGAGCCTGTGCCGCGAGCTCCAGAGACACAACCGCACCCTCAAG GAGGAGGGTGTCCAGCGCGCgcgggaggaagaagagaagcgGAAGGAGGTGACATCCCACTTCCAGGTGACGCTGAACGACATCCAGCTCCAGATGGAGCAGCACAACGAGAGGAACTCCAAGCTGCGCCAGGAGAACATGGAGCTGGCAGAGCGGCTCAAGAAGCTCATTGAGCAGTACGAGCTGCGGGAGGAG CACATCGATAAGGTGTTCAAACACAaggacctgcagcagcagctggtggacGCCAAGCTCCAGCAGGCGCAGGAAATGctgaaggaggcagaggagagacaCCAGCGGGAGAAGGACTTT CTGCTGAAGGAAGCTGTGGAATCGCAGAGGATGTGTGAGCTGATGAAGCAGCAGGAGACCCATCTCAAGCAGCAG CTGGCTCTCTACACAGAGAAGTTTGAAGAATTCCAGAACACCCTTTCCAAAAGCAGTGAAGTGTTCACGACATTTAagcaggagatggagaag ATGactaagaaaattaagaagctGGAGAAAGAGACCACTATGTACCGCTCTCGCTGGGAGAGCAGCAACAAGGCTCTCTTGGAAATGGCTGAAGAG AAAACCCTTCGGGACAAAGAGTTAGAGGGGCTTCAGGTGAAAATCCAGCGCTTGGAGAAACTGTGCCGAGCCCTGCAAACGGAGCGCAACGACCTCAATAAGAAGGTGCAGGACCTGTGTGCCCACGCGCCCCGGGcagacacggacctgttggagccTTTGAAGGACCCATCTCGGGACAGCTCCGAGGCGGTGGCGGGAGGTGCTCCAGCCGAGCAGCGCCTGGCTGAGGATTGCCTTCACTCGGGAAAGCCGACGCACAGCACGGATCCTGCGGAGAGCCTGGGAGAACTGAGCATAGGAGCCTTGGGGCAGAGTGGGACTGAGGAACGCACTCAGGGCGCCGACTGA
- the TXLNA gene encoding alpha-taxilin isoform X1: MKNQGGETKAAPRPASSSKMSSSGLALEEGDSPEAAAPLEGGESPGPGARRSLPAADGSADSLSSEGQETREAPLAQEDTKSSRPAVRDVSEELSRQLEDILNTYCVDASQEGPGEDGGQSEPTEPEEAEKCRSESPRNGDQETGGPEMNGEKESTKGTEEFRPGEECGERDQKKAQEKKKAKGLGKEITLLMQTLNTLSTPEEKLAALCKKYAELLEEHRNSQKQMKILQKKQTQLVQEKDHLQSEHSKAILARSKLESLCRELQRHNRTLKEEGVQRAREEEEKRKEVTSHFQVTLNDIQLQMEQHNERNSKLRQENMELAERLKKLIEQYELREEHIDKVFKHKDLQQQLVDAKLQQAQEMLKEAEERHQREKDFLLKEAVESQRMCELMKQQETHLKQQLALYTEKFEEFQNTLSKSSEVFTTFKQEMEKMTKKIKKLEKETTMYRSRWESSNKALLEMAEEKTLRDKELEGLQVKIQRLEKLCRALQTERNDLNKKVQDLCAHAPRADTDLLEPLKDPSRDSSEAVAGGAPAEQRLAEDCLHSGKPTHSTDPAESLGELSIGALGQSGTEERTQGAD, translated from the exons ATGAAGAACCAAGGCGGGGAGACCAAAGCAGCCCCGCGGCCTGCTAGCTCTTCCAAAATGAGCAGCAGCGGTCTGGCGCTGGAGGAAGGCGACTCGCCAGAGGCCGCAGCACCCCTGGAAGGTGGGGAGTCCCCAGGGCCTGGGGCACGCCGCTCCCTGCCCGCGGCTGATGGCAGTGCTGACAGCCTGAGCAGCGAGGGGCAGGAAACACGTGAGG CTCCTCTTGCACAGGAGGACACCAAGTCCTCCCGGCCTGCCGTACGTGACGTCTCTGAAGAGCTAAGCAGACAGCTTGAGGACATCTTGAACACATACTGTGTGGATGCCAGCCAGGAGGGTCCGGGCGAGGACGGCGGGCAGAGTGAGCCCACGGAGCCGGAAGAAGCCGAGAAGTGTCGTAGCGAGTCCCCAAGGAACGGTGACCAGGAGACGGGCGGCCCCGAGATGAACggggagaaggaaagcacaAAGGGGACTGAAGAGTTTCGACCCGGCGAGGAGTGTGGGGAGCGGGATCAAAAGAAGgctcaggaaaagaagaaagccaaGGGCCTAG GTAAAGAAATCACTTTGCTGATGCAGACACTGAACACCCTGAGCACGCCAGAGGAGAAACTAGCAGCACTGTGCAAGAAATACGCTGAGCTG CTGGAAGAGCACCGTAACTCCCAGAAACAGATGAAGATCTTGCAGAAGAAGCAGACGCAGCTGGTGCAAGAGAAGGACCACTTGCAGAGTGAGCACAGCAAGGCCATCCTGGCCCGCAGCAAGCTGGAGAGCCTGTGCCGCGAGCTCCAGAGACACAACCGCACCCTCAAG GAGGAGGGTGTCCAGCGCGCgcgggaggaagaagagaagcgGAAGGAGGTGACATCCCACTTCCAGGTGACGCTGAACGACATCCAGCTCCAGATGGAGCAGCACAACGAGAGGAACTCCAAGCTGCGCCAGGAGAACATGGAGCTGGCAGAGCGGCTCAAGAAGCTCATTGAGCAGTACGAGCTGCGGGAGGAG CACATCGATAAGGTGTTCAAACACAaggacctgcagcagcagctggtggacGCCAAGCTCCAGCAGGCGCAGGAAATGctgaaggaggcagaggagagacaCCAGCGGGAGAAGGACTTT CTGCTGAAGGAAGCTGTGGAATCGCAGAGGATGTGTGAGCTGATGAAGCAGCAGGAGACCCATCTCAAGCAGCAG CTGGCTCTCTACACAGAGAAGTTTGAAGAATTCCAGAACACCCTTTCCAAAAGCAGTGAAGTGTTCACGACATTTAagcaggagatggagaag ATGactaagaaaattaagaagctGGAGAAAGAGACCACTATGTACCGCTCTCGCTGGGAGAGCAGCAACAAGGCTCTCTTGGAAATGGCTGAAGAG AAAACCCTTCGGGACAAAGAGTTAGAGGGGCTTCAGGTGAAAATCCAGCGCTTGGAGAAACTGTGCCGAGCCCTGCAAACGGAGCGCAACGACCTCAATAAGAAGGTGCAGGACCTGTGTGCCCACGCGCCCCGGGcagacacggacctgttggagccTTTGAAGGACCCATCTCGGGACAGCTCCGAGGCGGTGGCGGGAGGTGCTCCAGCCGAGCAGCGCCTGGCTGAGGATTGCCTTCACTCGGGAAAGCCGACGCACAGCACGGATCCTGCGGAGAGCCTGGGAGAACTGAGCATAGGAGCCTTGGGGCAGAGTGGGACTGAGGAACGCACTCAGGGCGCCGACTGA